A region of Cygnus atratus isolate AKBS03 ecotype Queensland, Australia chromosome 33, CAtr_DNAZoo_HiC_assembly, whole genome shotgun sequence DNA encodes the following proteins:
- the TAP2 gene encoding antigen peptide transporter 2 isoform X2, whose translation MELLPTLRLACALLLADLVVLAALARLASALARLGLVATWLEAGLRLPVLVGAGRLLAPGGPRGAAALVSLAPATFLTLRGCLELPGAPPVLLAMATPSWLALAYGAALLALLTWTSLAPGVALGTKEAKYQAALRRQLALAWPEWPFLSGAFLFLVLAALGETSVPYCTGRALDVLRHGDGPTAFATAIGFVCLASASSSLFAGCRGGLFTFIMARLTLRTRDRLFSGLVHQDMAFFQETTAAELASRLATDVPLASRVVPLSANIALRNLGKVLGLSAFMLALSPRLTLLALLEVPLAIVAHKIYNARHQMLQQAVLDATAGTGVVVQEAISSIETVRAFSGEEEEEHRYDQALTKMLRLRDQRDMEKAIFLLIRRALQLAVQALVLYCGHQQLREGTLTAGGLIAFILYQNNAGSSVQALAYAYGDLLSNVAAAHKIFDYLDREPAVGTGGTWEPATLQGHVTFQHASFAYPTRPEHLVLQDVSFELRPGEVTALAGLNGSGKSTCAGLLQRFYEPTAGEVLLDGVPLRDYKHRYLHRQVALVGQEPVLFSGSIRDNIAYGLEGCREEEIIAAAEAAGALGFISALDQGFDTGERGDQLSAGQKQRVAIARALVRCPTVLILDEATSALDGDGDVALQQWVQSGGDRTVLLITHHPRMLEKADRVVVLEHGTVAEMGTPAELATCGGPYSRLLQR comes from the exons ATGGAGTTGCTGCCCACCTTGCGCCTGgcctgtgccctgctcctggctgacctggtggtgctggcagcGCTGGCCCGGTTGGCCTCGGCACTGGCCCGGCTGGGTCTAGTGGCCACGTGGCTGGAGGCTGGGCTGCGGCTACCAGTGCTGGTGGGGGCTGGGAGGCTTTTGGCCCCCGGAGGACCCCGGGGAGCTGCGGCCCTGGTGAGCCTGGCCCCCGCCACCTTCCTGACCCTGCGGGGCTGCCTGGAGCTGCCTGGGGCTCCACCAGtgctgctggccatggccaCACCGTCCTGGCTGGCACTGGCCTACGGGGCggccctgctggccctgctgacCTGGACCTCCCTGGCACctggggtggccctggggaccaAGGAGGCCAAGTACCAGGCAGCCCTGCGCCGGCAGCTGGCCCTGGCCTGGCCTGAGTGGCCCTTCCTCAGCGGAGCCTTCTTATTCCTCGTGCTGGCTGCATTGGGTGAGACCTCCGTGCCCTACTGCACCGGGAGGGCCTTGGACGTCCTCCGCCATGGGGACGGCCCCACTGCCTTTGCCACTGCCATCGGCTTTGTGTGCCTCGCCTCCGCCAGCAG TTCGCTGTTTGCCGGCTGCCGCGGGGGCCTCTTCACCTTCATCATGGCTCGCCTTACCCTGCGCACCCGCGACCGGCTCTTCTCTGGCCTGGTGCACCAGGACATGGCCTTCTTCCAGGAGACCACAGCAG CCGAGCTGGCCTCCCGGCTGGCCACTGACGTGCCACTGGCGAGCAGGGTGGTGCCACTCAGTGCCAACATCGCCCTGCGGAACctggggaaggtgctggggcTCAGCGCCTTCATGCTGGCGCTCTCACCACGCCTGACCCTGCTGGCGCTGCTTGAGGTGCCCCTTGCCATTGTTGCACACAAGATCTACAATGCCCGGCACCAG atgctgcagcaggctgtgctggatGCAACAGCTGGCACTGGGGTGGTGGTGCAGGAGGCCATCTCCTCCATCGAGACGGTGCGGGCCTTctctggggaggaggaggaagagcaccGCTACGACCAGGCACTGACCAAGATGCTGAGGCTGCGGGACCAGCGGGACATGGAGAAGGCAATCTTCCTCCTCATCCGGCGG gcactgcagctggCCGTGCAGGCGCTGGTGTTGTACTGTGGGCACCAGCAGCTCCGTGAGGGGACCCTCACTGCTGGCGGCCTCATCGCCTTCATCCTCTACCAGAATAATGCCGGCAGCAGTGTGCAG GCACTGGCGTACGCCTACGGCGACCTGCTGAGCAATGTGGCAGCTGCCCACAAGATCTTCGACTACCTGGACCGTGAGCCGGCTGTGGGCACTGGGGGCACCTGGGAGCCTGCCACACTCCAAGGCCACGTCACCTTCCAGCACGCTTCCTTTGCCTACCCCACGCGCCCTGAGCACCTTGTCCTGCAGGATGTCTCCTTCGAGCTGCGCCCCGGTGAGGTGACAGCGCTGGCGGGGCTGAATGGCAGCGGGAAGAGCACCTGTGCCGGGCTGCTGCAGCGCTTCTATGAGCCCACGGCCGGGGAAGTACTGTTGGATGGGGTGCCGCTGCGCGACTACAAGCACCGGTACCTACACCGCCAG GTGGCACTGGTGGGGCAGGAGCCCGTGCTCTTCTCTGGCTCCATCCGGGACAACATTGCCTATGGCCTGGAGGGCTGCCGGGAGGAGGAGATCATagcagctgcagaggctgctggtgcCCTGGGCTTTATCTCTGCACTGGACCAAGGCTTTGACACTG GGGAGAGAGGAGATCAGCTCTCGGCGGGGCAGAAGCAGCGTGTTGCCATTGCCCGGGCCTTGGTGCGATGCCCCACTGTCCTGATCCTCGACGAGGCCACCAGTGCCctggatggggatggggatgtggCA ctgcagcagtgggtGCAGAGTGGGGGGGACCGGACGGTGCTGCTCATCACCCACCACCCGCGGATGCTGGAGAAGGCTGACCGCGTCGTGGTGCTGGAGCATGGCACCGTGGCTGAGATGGGGACGCCTGCTGAGCTTGCAACCTGTGGTGGACCCTACAGCCGCCTGCTGCAGCGCTAA
- the TAP2 gene encoding antigen peptide transporter 2 isoform X1, translated as MELLPTLRLACALLLADLVVLAALARLASALARLGLVATWLEAGLRLPVLVGAGRLLAPGGPRGAAALVSLAPATFLTLRGCLELPGAPPVLLAMATPSWLALAYGAALLALLTWTSLAPGVALGTKEAKYQAALRRQLALAWPEWPFLSGAFLFLVLAALGETSVPYCTGRALDVLRHGDGPTAFATAIGFVCLASASSSLFAGCRGGLFTFIMARLTLRTRDRLFSGLVHQDMAFFQETTAAELASRLATDVPLASRVVPLSANIALRNLGKVLGLSAFMLALSPRLTLLALLEVPLAIVAHKIYNARHQMLQQAVLDATAGTGVVVQEAISSIETVRAFSGEEEEEHRYDQALTKMLRLRDQRDMEKAIFLLIRRALQLAVQALVLYCGHQQLREGTLTAGGLIAFILYQNNAGSSVQALAYAYGDLLSNVAAAHKIFDYLDREPAVGTGGTWEPATLQGHVTFQHASFAYPTRPEHLVLQDVSFELRPGEVTALAGLNGSGKSTCAGLLQRFYEPTAGEVLLDGVPLRDYKHRYLHRQVALVGQEPVLFSGSIRDNIAYGLEGCREEEIIAAAEAAGALGFISALDQGFDTDVGERGDQLSAGQKQRVAIARALVRCPTVLILDEATSALDGDGDVALQQWVQSGGDRTVLLITHHPRMLEKADRVVVLEHGTVAEMGTPAELATCGGPYSRLLQR; from the exons ATGGAGTTGCTGCCCACCTTGCGCCTGgcctgtgccctgctcctggctgacctggtggtgctggcagcGCTGGCCCGGTTGGCCTCGGCACTGGCCCGGCTGGGTCTAGTGGCCACGTGGCTGGAGGCTGGGCTGCGGCTACCAGTGCTGGTGGGGGCTGGGAGGCTTTTGGCCCCCGGAGGACCCCGGGGAGCTGCGGCCCTGGTGAGCCTGGCCCCCGCCACCTTCCTGACCCTGCGGGGCTGCCTGGAGCTGCCTGGGGCTCCACCAGtgctgctggccatggccaCACCGTCCTGGCTGGCACTGGCCTACGGGGCggccctgctggccctgctgacCTGGACCTCCCTGGCACctggggtggccctggggaccaAGGAGGCCAAGTACCAGGCAGCCCTGCGCCGGCAGCTGGCCCTGGCCTGGCCTGAGTGGCCCTTCCTCAGCGGAGCCTTCTTATTCCTCGTGCTGGCTGCATTGGGTGAGACCTCCGTGCCCTACTGCACCGGGAGGGCCTTGGACGTCCTCCGCCATGGGGACGGCCCCACTGCCTTTGCCACTGCCATCGGCTTTGTGTGCCTCGCCTCCGCCAGCAG TTCGCTGTTTGCCGGCTGCCGCGGGGGCCTCTTCACCTTCATCATGGCTCGCCTTACCCTGCGCACCCGCGACCGGCTCTTCTCTGGCCTGGTGCACCAGGACATGGCCTTCTTCCAGGAGACCACAGCAG CCGAGCTGGCCTCCCGGCTGGCCACTGACGTGCCACTGGCGAGCAGGGTGGTGCCACTCAGTGCCAACATCGCCCTGCGGAACctggggaaggtgctggggcTCAGCGCCTTCATGCTGGCGCTCTCACCACGCCTGACCCTGCTGGCGCTGCTTGAGGTGCCCCTTGCCATTGTTGCACACAAGATCTACAATGCCCGGCACCAG atgctgcagcaggctgtgctggatGCAACAGCTGGCACTGGGGTGGTGGTGCAGGAGGCCATCTCCTCCATCGAGACGGTGCGGGCCTTctctggggaggaggaggaagagcaccGCTACGACCAGGCACTGACCAAGATGCTGAGGCTGCGGGACCAGCGGGACATGGAGAAGGCAATCTTCCTCCTCATCCGGCGG gcactgcagctggCCGTGCAGGCGCTGGTGTTGTACTGTGGGCACCAGCAGCTCCGTGAGGGGACCCTCACTGCTGGCGGCCTCATCGCCTTCATCCTCTACCAGAATAATGCCGGCAGCAGTGTGCAG GCACTGGCGTACGCCTACGGCGACCTGCTGAGCAATGTGGCAGCTGCCCACAAGATCTTCGACTACCTGGACCGTGAGCCGGCTGTGGGCACTGGGGGCACCTGGGAGCCTGCCACACTCCAAGGCCACGTCACCTTCCAGCACGCTTCCTTTGCCTACCCCACGCGCCCTGAGCACCTTGTCCTGCAGGATGTCTCCTTCGAGCTGCGCCCCGGTGAGGTGACAGCGCTGGCGGGGCTGAATGGCAGCGGGAAGAGCACCTGTGCCGGGCTGCTGCAGCGCTTCTATGAGCCCACGGCCGGGGAAGTACTGTTGGATGGGGTGCCGCTGCGCGACTACAAGCACCGGTACCTACACCGCCAG GTGGCACTGGTGGGGCAGGAGCCCGTGCTCTTCTCTGGCTCCATCCGGGACAACATTGCCTATGGCCTGGAGGGCTGCCGGGAGGAGGAGATCATagcagctgcagaggctgctggtgcCCTGGGCTTTATCTCTGCACTGGACCAAGGCTTTGACACTG ATGTAGGGGAGAGAGGAGATCAGCTCTCGGCGGGGCAGAAGCAGCGTGTTGCCATTGCCCGGGCCTTGGTGCGATGCCCCACTGTCCTGATCCTCGACGAGGCCACCAGTGCCctggatggggatggggatgtggCA ctgcagcagtgggtGCAGAGTGGGGGGGACCGGACGGTGCTGCTCATCACCCACCACCCGCGGATGCTGGAGAAGGCTGACCGCGTCGTGGTGCTGGAGCATGGCACCGTGGCTGAGATGGGGACGCCTGCTGAGCTTGCAACCTGTGGTGGACCCTACAGCCGCCTGCTGCAGCGCTAA
- the TAP1 gene encoding antigen peptide transporter 1 yields MGAGRRLLESLRPERWRCAVVAALMGASALGEMAVPYYTGRASDWVAREDELAAIWPMVLLGLSSAVTELACDAAFVGTLSRVHGHLQRRLFAAVLRRDIAELRDEGAGDVAARVTGDAEATREALSEALSLLLWYLARGVCLFGTMAWLSPRMALVTALVLPFLLSLPRAIGRLQQGLAPKVQKALAHASEVAVETFQAMATVRSFANEDGVAARYRQCLHQTHRLEKQDAVLYTVSAWTSGFSALALKMGILYYGGQLVAAGTISTGDLVTFLLYQLQFTDVVEVLLCYYPTLTKAVGSSEKIFEFLDREPQVVPSGTLAPSDLRGHLQLEDVWFSYPGRQEPVLKGVSLELRPGEVLALMGPPGAGKSTLVSLLLRLHQPTAGRLLLDGHPLSAYRHSYLCHRVATVPQEPVLFARSLHANIAYGPESWSRAQVTAAACRVGAHNFITRLPRGYDTEVGELGGQLSGGQRQGVAIARAVVRDPHILVLDEPTSALDAECQQQVERELFEASGTRRTVLLVTGQVALAARAHQVALLEGGQVREQGPPSKLLRPGSRYWHLLQDGGRQGTPGDGDKGTGSGDEGQQEPGMGTVQARMETSGDGDTRSWDGDTGSQGGDTESWDGDTGARDGDTKGRGGDTTTPWDGDTRSWDGDTKGRDGDPQEQ; encoded by the exons ATGGGCGCCGGCCGCCGCCTCCTGGAGTCGCTGCGCCCCGAGCGCTGGCGCTGCGCGGTGGTGGCGGCGCTGATGGGGGCCTCGGCGCTCG GGGAGATGGCTGTCCCCTACTACACGGGGCGCGCCAGCGACTGGGTGGCCCGTGAGGACGAGCTGGCGGCCATCTGGCCCATGGTGCTGCTGGGGTTGAGCAG CGCTGTCACCGAGCTGGCCTGTGACGCCGCCTTCGTGGGGACGCTGAGCCGCGTGCACGGCCACCTGCAGCGGCGCCTCTTCGCCGCTGTCCTCCGCAGGGACATCGCCGAGCTGCGGGATGAGGGGGCTG GGGATGTGGCAGCGCGGGTGACGGGGGATGCGGAGGCCACCCGTGAGGCCCTGAGCGAGGCgctgagcctgctgctgtggTACCTGGCGCGGGGCGTCTGCCTCTTCGGCACCATGGCCTGGCTGTCCCCGCGCATGGCCCTCGTCACCGCCCTGGTGCTGCCCTTCCTGCTGTCGCTGCCCAGGGCCATCGGCAGGCTTCAGCAG ggcctGGCTCCAAAGGTGCAGAAGGCGCTGGCCCACGCCAGCGAGGTGGCAGTGGAGACCTTCCAGGCCATGGCCACCGTGCGCAGCTTCGCCAACGAGGACGGGGTGGCCGCGCGCTACCGCCAGTGCCTGCACCAGACCCACCGGCTGGAGAAGCAGGATGCGGTCCTCTACACCGTCTCTGCCTGGACCAGCGGT TTCTCAGCGCTGGCCCTGAAGATGGGGATCCTCTACTACGGAGGACAGCTGGTGGCTGCGGGGACCATCAGCACCGGGGACCTTGTCACCTTCCTCCTCTACCAGTTGCAGTTCACTGATGTCGTGGAG GTCCTGCTCTGCTACTACCCCACGCTGACGAAGGCTGTGGGCTCATCGGAGAAGATCTTCGAGTTCCTGGACCGGGAGCCACAGGTCGTGCCCTCGGGGACACTGGCACCCAGTGACCTGCGGGGCCACCTCCAGCTTGAGGACGTCTGGTTCTCCTACCCCGGGCGCCAGGAGCCTGTCCTCAAG GGCGTGTCCCTGGAGCTGCGCCCCGGGGAGGTGCTGGCACTGATGGGTCCCCCGGGCGCGGGGAAGAGCACCCtggtgtccctgctgctgcgcCTGCACCAGCCCACGGCCGGGCGCCTGCTCTTGGACGGCCACCCCCTCAGCGCCTACCGTCACTCCTACCTGTGCCACCGG GTGGCCACAGTCCCCCAGGAGCCGGTGCTCTTTGCCCGCTCACTCCACGCCAACATCGCCTATGGGCCGGAGAGCTGGAGCCGGGCACAAGTGACAGCGGCAGCCTGCCGGGTGGGCGCCCACAACTTCATCACCCGCCTGCCCCGAGGCTATGACACAG aggTGGGTGAGCTTGGGGGGCAGCTCTCCGGGGGACAGCGGCAGGGGGTGGCCATCGCCCGCGCCGTGGTGCGGGACCCTCACATCCTTGTCCTTGACGAGCCCACCAGCGCCCTGGACGCTgagtgccagcagcag gtggaGCGGGAGCTCTTCGAGGCCAGCGGGACCAGGCGCACGGTGCTGCTGGTGACAGGGCAGGTAGCCTTGGCAGCACGGGCGCAccaggtggccctgctggagggGGGGCAGGTGCGTGAGCAGGGCCCCCCCAGCAAGCTGCTGCGCCCCGGCAGCCGCTACTGGCACCTGCTGCAGGATGGGGGACGCCAGGGGACgccaggggatggggacaagggCACGGGGAGTGGGGATGAGGGACAGCAGGagccagggatggggacggtaCAAGCCAGGATGGAGACATCAGGGGATGGGGATACGaggagctgggatggggacactgggagCCAGGGTGGTGACACTGAGAGCTGGGATGGTGACACCGGggccagggatggggacaccaaGGGCAGAGGTGGGGACACTACTACTCCTTGGGATGGAGacaccaggagctgggatggggacaCAAAAGGCAGAGATGGGGACCCCCAGGAGCAGTGA